In a genomic window of Coregonus clupeaformis isolate EN_2021a unplaced genomic scaffold, ASM2061545v1 scaf0585, whole genome shotgun sequence:
- the LOC121583457 gene encoding G2/mitotic-specific cyclin-B1-like, with protein MFHAKPILAAPEEPQSHEATRNEGLNVPQAFSHALLNIPDVDSADAGDSSLCSDYVKDIYAHLRNLEVAMAIKPCYLEGCDVTGSMRSILVDWLVQVQSQFRLHQETLYMTVGIIDRFLQDNPVPKKSLQLVGVTAMLIASKYEEISPPVVEDFAHTTDFTYSCAEIRLMEMTILKALNYELGRPPPVHFLRRAAKVGKLQPVGYGLAKYLLELTLLDYASVHYPPSLTAAAAVALSFRIFQDSVGYEWTPALQHYTGYAELSLLPVMQCIAKMLERLSDGSMKQLSIKQKYENLKLLRVSCLPELTSTRAYAYINKLSNSHC; from the exons ATGTTTCAT GCCAAGCCCATTCTAGCTGCCCCCGAGGAGCCTCAGAGCCATGAGGCCACTCGGAACGAGGGGCTCAATGTGCCACAGGCCTTCTCACATGCCCTGCTCAACATCCCAGATGTGGACTCTGCAGACGCAGGCGACTCCTCGCTGTGCAGTGACTATGTGAAAGACATTTATGCTCATCTAAGGAACCTGGAG GTTGCCATGGCTATCAAACCATGTTATCTGGAAGGGTGTGATGTGACAGGGAGTATGCGGAGTATTCTAGTTGACTGGCTGGTACAGGTCCAGAGTCAGTTCAGACTGCACCAGGAGACCCTCTACATGACTGTTGGGATCATTGACCGCTTTCTCCAG GACAATCCAGTGCCAAAGAAGTCTCTGCAATTGGTTGGTGTCACTGCGATGCTCATCGCTTCCAAGTACGAGGAAATCTCTCCTCCCGTGGTGGAGGACTTTGCCCATACAACAGACTTCACATACTCCTGTGCTGAGATACGCTTGATGGAAATGACCATTCTGAAAGCCTTGAACTATGAACTGGGACGACCACCCCCAGTTCACTTTCTAAGGAGAGCTGCCAAGGTTGGGAAG CTTCAGCCTGTTGGTTATGGGCTGGCTAAATACCTGCTGGAGCTGACCCTCCTGGACTATGCCTCAGTTCACTATCCACCATCCCTCACCGCTGCTGCAGCTGTTGCGTTATCATTCAGGATCTTTCAAGATTCTGTTGGTTATGAATGG ACCCCAGCCCTGCAGCACTACACAGGCTACGCAGAGCTCTCTCTGCTACCTGTGATGCAATGCATTGCCAAGATGCTGGAGCGCTTGAGTGATGGCAGCATGAAACAGTTG tcAATCAAGCAGAAGTATGAAAACCTCAAACTACTCAGGGTCAGCTGTCTCCCAGAGCTGACCTCTACCAGGGCTTACGCCTACATTAACAAACTATCCAACTCTCACTGTTGA